The following is a genomic window from Deltaproteobacteria bacterium.
AAGTCGGCGTAGGTCGGATCGGTGGCCGCGGCGAGCACCGCGAACACACCGGGCAGCAGGGCGAGCAGTTTGGCCGACGACCGGCCTTCGGCGGTGAGCGCGCGCAGGCGCGACAGGTAGTTCGCGCGCGCCCGCGCGTTGTCGACGATGCGATCGATCACCGAGATCAGGTTGCCGCCCGTCTCTTGCAGGACGAGCACGGCGACCACGAACGTGTTGACCGCGTCGCAGCCCGGGAGGCGTTGGCCGAGAGATTCGAGCACCTCGCCGATCGGGCGACCGAGCGCCTGCTCGTCGGCGGCCCGGCGCAGCTCGTGGCACAGCGGCGCGGGCGTCTCGTCGGCGGCGAGCGCCAGCGCGCTCGGCAGCGCGTGCCCGGCGCGCATGGCGAGCGCCATGATCTCGAGCGCCTGTGGCATCTGGGCGTCGCACTTCTTCAGCCGCTGGGCGCGCGCCGCCTTGACGAACAGCCACAGTCCGGCGACGCCGGCGCCCGCGAGCGCGACGGCGAGCGCGCCGGACCGCGTCGCGGCGCCGACGAGCAGGCCGGCGCCCGCTGCCAGCAGCGCGCGACTGCACAACTGCCCGACGGTCCACCCGAGACCGCTCTCTGCGAGAACGCGCCGGATGCCGCCGGCGCGGTCGCGTTCGTCCGCCTCGGACAGCAGCGCGTCCGCTTCCGGCCGCAGTTCCCCGAGCCGCCGGCGCAGCGCGTCCAGGCGCGCCAGTCGCCGCGCGTGCCACAGCAGCGTCACGGCCGCACCGCCGGCGAGCACCGCGAAGAACACGAACGTCGTGACCCGATCGATCATCGGCGGATCTCCCCGCTGGTCTGCCCGTTCGCGAGCCCGGCCGCGCGGAAACGGTCGTGCAGCGTCGTGTCGGCGACCTGCACGTGGCGGCCGATCATGCGACCGTCGGAGTGGAAGCCGCTGCGCTCGTAGCGGAACACCGTGTTGAGCTGCACCTCGGTCCCCGCGAGACCGACGACTTCGGCGATCTCGGTGATCCGCCGTGCGCCGTCCTGCATGCGCGACAGGTGGACGACGACGTGAACCGCCCGCGCGATCATGGTCGCCATCGTCTGCTCGGTGAGCGCCGAGCCGGTCATGCCGAGCATCGTCATGAGCCGGTTCATCGCGTCGGTGGCGCTGTTGGCGTGAATCGTCGCCATCGACCCCTCGTGGCCCGTATTCATCGCCTGCAGCATGTCCAGCACCTCGCCGCCGCGCACCTCGCCGACGACGATGCGATCCGGCCGCATGCGCAGCGCGTTCTTCACGAGGTCGCGGATCGTCACCTCGCCTTTCCCCTCCAGGTTCGGCGGACGCGACTCGAGGCGCACGACGTGTGGCTGGGCGAGGCGAAGCTCGGCGGCGTCCTCGATGGTGATGATCCGCTCGTCCTTGGCGATGTACCCCGACAGCAGATTGAGAAGCGTCGTCTTGCCCGCGCCGGTGCCGCCCGCGACGAGGATGGAGCAACGCGAACGAACGGCGGCGTGCAGGTAGCGCAACATCGTCTCGCTCATCGCGCCGGCGCGCACGAGATCGGGGCCGGTAAGCTGTTTGTTGCCGAACCGGCGGATGGACAGCGATGCGCCGTCGAGCGCCAGCGGCGGAATGATGGCGTTGACCCGCGAGCCGTCGGGCAGCCGCGCGTCGACCATCGGAGACGACTCGTCGATCCGGCGGCCGACGCGCGCGACCATGCGCTGGATGGTGTGGATCAGGTGGCGCTCGTCGCGAAACCGCACGTCCGTCAGCTCGAGCTTGCCGTTGCGCTCGACGTACACGCGGTCATGCCCGTTGACCAGCACGTCGGACACGGTCGGGTCGTTGAGCAGCGGTTCGAGCGGCCCGTGGCCGACGAGTTCATCGACGATCTGGTCCGCGAGCGCCAGCCGCTCCGACTCGGCCATCGCCAGGCCTTCGGCCGCGACGAGCTGTTCGACCGTCGCGCGCAGGCGGCCGCGCAGCTGCTCCACCGGCATTTGCGACAGCTTCGCCAGGTCGAGCCGGTCGAGGATCTTTTGGTGTAGCCGCCGCGCGATCGACACCATGTCGTCGCGGGAGTCCGCGACGAACGCGCCCCGATCGCCGTCGACGGGGGAGGTGGTCGCGCGGCCGAGTCGTTGTGCCAGGCGCATCAGCCGTTCCTCCTGCGGCGGAACCAACCGCGTTTCGCCGCCGGGGCCGACAGCACGCCGTCGACCAACGACGCGGCTTCGGACGCGGTGCGGCCGGCGAGCACACCGGCCAGCGCGTCGATGTCCTTCGCGACGCCGCTGGTCCGCGCGACGTCGGCGATCAGGGCGCCGTCGTCCATCGCGCCGCGGACGCGCTTGTAGTCGTTGCGCACGGTCGCCGCGGCCGGCATCGCCAGCGCTCGTTCGATCTCGCTCACCGGGATCGCGGCGCGGCGCGCGCAGCGGTTGACGACGAGCCGGAGTTTGCGGTCGCTGTAGCCGAGCTGGCGGAACAGCGTCACGACGCGCGCCGCGCGGCGCACCGCGGCGACGTCCTGCGTGACCACGAGCGCCACCGAGTCGGCCATGTCGAGCACGCTGAGCGCGTAGTCGCCGAAGTCGCGGATCCCATCGACCACGACGTAGTCGAACTCGGACGTGAGCGTGGCGAGCAGCGCCGGCAGCCGCTCGACCAGGTGCTCGTCGATGTCGTCGATCCGCCCGGTCTGCGTGATCGCGTAGAACCCGGCGTCGTGGCGGGCGAGCCGCCGGCGCAGCGCCGCGCCGTCGATGGTCGACGCCTCGCGCGCGAGGGCGGCGATCGACGTCTCCGGCGCGAGGTCGAGCGCGACGAACACGTCGCCGAGTTGCAGGTCGAGGTCCATGACGCACACGCGCTTGCCGGCGCGCGCGAGCGCCGCCGCGGTGTTGACGGCGAGGGTCGTCGCGCCGGCGCCGCCGCGACAGCCGAACACGCACAGCACCTTGCCCTGGCGCGCGGTGGCCGGCGCCGGCGCGGCGGGGTCGACCGCGGGCGGTGGCGGCGGCGGGACGGGCTGCGCAACCGGCGGCGCGGGCGCGGGGCGGGACCACGGGCCGCTGATCACGCCGCCCGCCGCCGGCGGCGCGCCGAGCGCCTCGAGCGCCGCCATCGCGCGGCGCGCCGACGCGTCGAGGCCGGCCGGGCCCGCGTCGCACGCGGTCGGTGCGTCGTCGTCCGTTTGCAGCGACGCGAGCGACCGCATCTGGCTCACCTGGGTGGCCGCCCGAACGAACCGGTTCGGCAGCCGAGAAACCACTGTGTCTTCGCGTCCCATGGTTTGCCTTTCTCCGTTACCGCTGGAATCCCACCGCGCCGACCGGCTTGTGTTTCGGCGCGCGCCGCCGCGGGGGCGCGCCCCCCGGCAGGCTCTCGGCACGGCCGAGGAAGAACAGCTCGAGGTCGCTCGGGTCGACGCGGTCGAACTCGCCCGGCAACTCCGGCCGCTCGTCGAGCGGGCGCACGCGGTGGGCGGTGACGACCACGAGCAGCTCGGTTTCGTCGCGCCGGTAGGAACTCGACCGGAACAGCGCGCCGAGAACGGGGAGATCACCGAGCCACGGCACCTTGTCCACGTTCGACCGGACCTTGTCCGACAGCAGCCCGGCGATCACGAACGACTGACCGTCTTTGACGCGCACGGTCGTCTCGGCGTGGCGCGACGTGAGGCCGGGGACCGTGACCTTCTCCAGCTTGAGGCCGAGCGAGAAGTCGACGTCGGACACGGTCACACCGACGCCGACCTGGATCGTGTCGCCGATGACGGTCGGCGTGAACTCGAGTTGGATGCCGAACTTCTTGTATTCGACGCCGATGTTGCCGAGCGACTGCGGCAGCGGGATCGGAAACTCGCCGCCGGCGAGAAACGACGCGCTCTGGCCGGACATCGCCACCAGGGTCGGCTCCGCGAGCACGCGCGCGTATCCCTTGTTCGACAGGATCGACAACGCGGCCGAGAACGGGAATTCGCCGAGCGTGGTGGAAAAGATCGCGCCGAACGCGCCGGACAGCGGCGTGGCGACCAGCGGAGTGGCGCCGTCGGCGGCGGTGTTGAGGTCGGCGATTCCCGGCGACGTGTTGGCTTGCGGCGACAGCGACTCGAGATTCGTCGCCGGGTTCATCAGGCCCCCGGCGCTGCGCTTGGCCTTCGACCAGAAGTTGAAGCCGATCTCCTTGAGCGCCGAACGCGACACCTCGGCGAACGACACCTCGAGTTGAACCTGTTGGTCGCCCGCGACGGTCATCAGGTTGACGATCGCGGCACCGGGCGCGTAGCCCGCGACGATCTCCTCGGCCCGGTCGACGTC
Proteins encoded in this region:
- a CDS encoding CpaF family protein, which produces MRLAQRLGRATTSPVDGDRGAFVADSRDDMVSIARRLHQKILDRLDLAKLSQMPVEQLRGRLRATVEQLVAAEGLAMAESERLALADQIVDELVGHGPLEPLLNDPTVSDVLVNGHDRVYVERNGKLELTDVRFRDERHLIHTIQRMVARVGRRIDESSPMVDARLPDGSRVNAIIPPLALDGASLSIRRFGNKQLTGPDLVRAGAMSETMLRYLHAAVRSRCSILVAGGTGAGKTTLLNLLSGYIAKDERIITIEDAAELRLAQPHVVRLESRPPNLEGKGEVTIRDLVKNALRMRPDRIVVGEVRGGEVLDMLQAMNTGHEGSMATIHANSATDAMNRLMTMLGMTGSALTEQTMATMIARAVHVVVHLSRMQDGARRITEIAEVVGLAGTEVQLNTVFRYERSGFHSDGRMIGRHVQVADTTLHDRFRAAGLANGQTSGEIRR
- a CDS encoding type II and III secretion system protein family protein is translated as MRTDRLYAAAIAVAAWLPCAAFAGDDAPRRIDVHVASSRYLALGDRITSVAVASKDVAEVAAFPPDQLLVTGKTPGTTTATVWHGQRVEVLVIDVTYDLDAVRDALRDALPGAENIDVRQAGTALALAGRVAAPADVDRAEEIVAGYAPGAAIVNLMTVAGDQQVQLEVSFAEVSRSALKEIGFNFWSKAKRSAGGLMNPATNLESLSPQANTSPGIADLNTAADGATPLVATPLSGAFGAIFSTTLGEFPFSAALSILSNKGYARVLAEPTLVAMSGQSASFLAGGEFPIPLPQSLGNIGVEYKKFGIQLEFTPTVIGDTIQVGVGVTVSDVDFSLGLKLEKVTVPGLTSRHAETTVRVKDGQSFVIAGLLSDKVRSNVDKVPWLGDLPVLGALFRSSSYRRDETELLVVVTAHRVRPLDERPELPGEFDRVDPSDLELFFLGRAESLPGGAPPRRRAPKHKPVGAVGFQR